The Branchiostoma lanceolatum isolate klBraLanc5 chromosome 1, klBraLanc5.hap2, whole genome shotgun sequence genomic sequence TCGTGAATGACAACAAGATCGATGATACGTGTTATAATCTTACTGTAAACCACGAAACCACAGCTGCTAAAACCccttcattttagatttttaTAGCTTTAGAATGGTCCTCTTAACCCGGTGCTGAGAGTCCTGCAGGCAACATAATAAAGTGTGAAGATTCTCACGGCCCTGTGTGCGGCCATTTCTTTACAGTATACAAACTAAGAACATAACATGTTCACCTATCCCATTGACAACTGCAATGGGAAATTTGAAAAGCTTCTGGCATTGCTaaatataatgaaataaaatttaaaaaaaaacggggCAAAACAATCATGTCAGTCATAAATGACTATTtaacactgtaaatatgtattTACTATATGCGCAGTTTGTTAGAAATCAAGAATAGCTATACTTACCCCGGTATTCCGTTCACATCTTCGGGTACTTTTTCAGCTAATGTTTCCCCGTATTCCGCCAAAACTTTTCAATCTGTATAAGTCCATGAACAGAATGATACGCTtctactaggggtgggtaccggtaccgtgtaccggtacaaaaccggtatttcttaatggaccggtccaaaaaaaccggtccgtaaaaaatcagtggaccggcctatggaccgattagaaaattcatagtaccaggctacttgCAGGCGGcaacataactggtctaagaaaatacaaaacagcagatttaacgagtcattttcgaagacgttagctgtgaatcatatagaaacacttaaaggatgagtaaacagacggcgaggagagtatagttataattttgagacaaagtgcaaacctaagaaattatatcgttccagacatgacgtttggagacttttacgtgtgtctcgctctgcaaaatagaagaagaactttagaagaactttattgcgcgacaattgcagctggtacaatgtatggcaacttacgtgcATGATAATTAAGCTATTTCTAATTGTTGACAGATATAGAGAactatgatgtactgcgacactactacaatcaggtacaggtacaggtccggacctggacctgaccctctggacctggacctggaccggacctgaattttatgtaccggtacccacccctagctTCTACCATAATGAATTTAATTGATACATGTTCTTTTCAGTTCAGTTTACAGGAAGCCATTTTCGTATAATTGTGTTTCAAGTTTGTGAATCAGTTTTATAAAGTCAAATCAATGCCAAGCTATATACTGGTAACACTCTTTCAGATCCATGTCAATGAAATGGTCGGCAATAGTTGGGGGTTGGAAGCCCAGGTTGGGGGTTGGAAGCCCACCACTTCGTGTTGACTTTTTTACACGCTATCCCGAAAATCACGGGTGCCGCTCTCTACAAAGGTCTACGGTCCGCCCGAGATTTGTCTATTGATTAGACAGGCGTCAGAGTTCAGGGGTTATCCGACTGGGACAGCAGCCATGCAAGTCGTCGCGAAGCACCTGTGTCTTGCCGCTGTAGCTTTTCTCATAGCCTTTGTTGTCCCAATTTACCTCAGACGAACTCACGTAACGGAAGAAGTAGGGGGAAGTTGTCCTGGAGGCAGGCCTTCTGAACGGGACGCCGCGGGAGGACCGTATGAACATGGCGCGGTGGCCTCCGACTCCGCAGAGTGTTCTCGCATtggcaggtaacgttacattaggTCTGACGTCACATTTGAATAAGCAGCACAGGGCTCCAAATGAGAGTGCCACTTAGAATCCTCAGATATCTCCTTCCTTTAAACGTTTGACCCAATTTGGAGATTTTGGGCGTTAGAGGGCCTAGGGAACAGGCAGGGTCTAAGATTACCCAGCTTGGTTAAGAGTTGTTCAGTTCACCATCTTTATTCACGGTAAATTAATTTGCCCTGCAGTTATGTTGACAATTATCGCGTTCCGGATCTTTGCGTACGTGATGTCTGTAAGATCAATATCAAGGCACCAAGTGAAGATAAACAATAGTTGTGGCGAGTACCACATTATGGTGGTAGGGTCGCCATCAAAGACATACAACAGACCAAGATGGCATTCTACACTATATGGCCTCTGTCGGTCATCATTATTGACCTTGGTAAAATCCAGTCTAGACTACATATTAAAAATTTAGCAGTTTTAGGATATGCTATTACTCAAGATATGATCCGAAAAAATACAAGCAAATACTTGAACGAAAGACATGATACCCAAAATCACTGTTTGCAGATACTTCAAACCAATTCCTCAAAACCTTGTTCCTCAACTTCATTGTCTTTGTCTCAGAAACACTCTAGTGAAAGGTTCCGTTGTGGACGCCGCCATTGCTACCCTCCTGTGCCTGGGCGTCGTGCATCCCCAATCTCTGGGGCTCGGCGGGGGGTTTCTAATGACCGTATACAACAAAAATTTAGGCACGTCACAAGTCATCGACGCGCGTGAAACTGCCCCTTTGGCATCGTCGGAAGACATGTTTGCAGAGAACCCGGACCTAGCCACAATGGGTACGTCACAAAAAGTCAACTTTGCATGAATTCTATCAAGTCTAATGACTGAAtaatatgaatggtttatttcagaaggtaaaataatgcacaacagtagcagtcaacagactgaattgTTGCTGTAGCATTTACATTAAAAATCGTTCACGTCATTACACAATTAAATAAGGCAGTAGTGGCGAGGTATTGGACACTGCAGAACAAGGGGCATTTTAGAACGttacagaaaacattacaaaaaacTATCAGATAGCAATTTAGATAGCTCATTACGTTTATAAAATAAACAAGCTACAGTGGCATGGCGTTTGGAGTTGATCGCTACAAATTAAGTCCACACCAGGAATTCGTTCCATATCTGCCTTTGGAATTAgctatatgcaaatgaagaggTATTTAGGACTTATATCAGAGGCATGAGACAACTGCCCATGGTACCAACAGCATTCTTCAGTGGTGCCGAAGTATTCATAGAAATTTTACTGAATTCATACGAttcactactaagaaacatgcgAACTTTACGGAATTCATTTCACTAAGTATGTATTCtttaaaacttaacatttgaaaaattcGTATGTCTAATAGTGGATCATATGACTTCCGTAACATTTGTGTTAATAATACGCACCCCTGTTTCTGCTGCTATATCATTATCCAGGTGGAATATCAGTTGCGGTACCAGGCCAGGTCCGCGGGTTGTGGGAGGCCCACCAGAGGTTCGGGAAGCTGCCGTGGAGAGACCTGTTCCAACCGGCAGTCCGACTGGCCGAGGAGGGGACCTGTATAGGGAAACATCTCGCGAGAGCCATGAGAGTTAGGAAAGGCGACATCTTGGATAGAAAGAACGGCCTATGGTAAGGTTCTATTTTTCTCGGTAATTAAAGACTTGCTGATCTTGTGTAACTTTCGTATTTTTACCTCGGTGTGCCACCGTGCCGGAGTTTGTTCGATGTATCTGTACTGTGTGTTGGCTTGTGTGTTATTTAAATACAGCAGAGTAACAAGAAAATGATATTACAGGAAGTggatatatctatctatctatctatctatctatatctatctatgtctctctctctctctatatatatatatatatttacatacatacatacagacatacatacatacatacagacatacatacatacagacatacatacagacatacagacatatatatataaatacatacacGAAGGGGACACAGCTGCAGACATGAAGTTAAGTATAATCCCCCAAGCAAGGTCTCAGAAAGTGTTGCTTTTTGTCCAGTCTTCAATCCCCTGCTGTATGCATGCCTTCTGCTTTGGGGGCCTGTGTGGAAACGAATTAGACAAAATTAACGAGACAttgacaataatgaataaaacaataagATCACGAAAATAATGTTTCTGTCTTGCTTTGGCTCCTAACTAGTTAACTATAACATCTATGCGTAAGccttaaagttttgttttccgATCGTCCCCTTTGCAGTGACGTATTCTGCGACGAGCACGGCACCATGCTGCGGGAAAACATGACTGTCAAAAGACCACAACTTGCCAAGACGCTCCTAGCGGTTGCCAATGGTGGTGCAGACGCCTTCTACGCAGGCGAGATTGCAAGGAATTTGGTGAAGGAAATTCAAGAAAACGGTAAGCCAtcgtaaaaaaatgaaatgaaaaatatttatcGGTGACTATTAACGCGTCTCATATATATCAGCAAATTTGGTGTCATTTCATCTTATTTcaatattcatattttcatgACACTGTAGGCGGCATCATTACTGAACAAGACCTGCTGGACTATCGACCGGAAGTTACGACCTCTCTCAACACGTCACTTCCGGATGGACTAATCATGCTGACGTCACCACCACCTTCATCAGGGGCAGTCTTAAGTCTTACTCTCAACATCTTAGCTGGTGAGCTGGTTCTTAATATGAACAACACAAGCGTCGGTTTCTAAAGTCACACTTTTATATTCATCATTAATTCATATATCTGACAATATCTAGACAACTAATAGATAATcaggcagacaaacagataGATGGTATTTAATAGATAGACATACCATAGAGTAAGGTATATAGACGGACAGATAGATAGACGGATAGATTAGATAGAGGAAAGATTGATTTAAAGATATATGTAGATTTACATAGAACAgattccaaaataataagggaaaatccattttattcccttttttttgacgtgaaaacaagaaaatcaagCTTTCTATCATATCAAAATCCAGCCTTTCTGAGTTATTATTCGCATTTTAAGTATCTTGATTTCAAACAATTTCAACTTAGTAAGGATATGTCCTCAAGAGAAGTTTCGATCATTCAGCATCCATGAGGATATATCCTTCATACCATGACTTATACCCTGAGAGACTAGAGGAGATATCCTTTTACTGTAAGACTAGAGGAGATATCCTTTTACTGTAAGACTAGAGGAGATATCCTTTTACTGTAAGACTAGAGGAGATATCCTTTTACTGTAAGACTAGAGGAGATATCCTTTCAATGGAAGACTAGAGGAGATATCCTTTTACTGGAAGACTACAGGACATATCCTTTTACTGGAAGACTAGAGGACATATCCGTTACCTGGTAGACTGCAGGATATATCCTTTCCCTGCTATGCTAGAGGATATACCCTTTCTCTGAAAgactagaggatatatccttttctgGTAGGCTAGAGGATTAAAGGACATATCCTCTCCCTGCAcaagaggatatatccttttctaAGAATACTACAAGATATATCCTTTTCCTGGAGGctaaaggatatatccttttccaGGTAGACTAGAGGACATATTCTTTCCCTGGAAGGCTAGAGGATATAGCCTTTTCCTGGAGGCTAGCGGACATATCCTTTTTCTGGAGGCTAGCGGACATATCCTTTTCCTGGAGGCTAGCGGACATATCCTTTTCCTGGAGGCTAGAGGATAAACCATTTTCCTGGAAGATGTTAATATGGAAGATTGATCATTTTTCACCCAAACCATTGATTTACGCTTTTATTAATAAGTAGAATACTACATTTACTAGCAACGTATGTGAGAATATAAACAAGATGTATTTATGAATAAGATCAAACAAAACGGCTCACTTGATTTCCGGGACGTCAAGACTGAatcttttctaaaaaaaaaaatcgacatTAAAGTGGCAATACTTAGAATAACGTATAGATCCATTCCAAGCTACGGGCTTGATTAAAATTTCCACGCAAATATATGGGAAGGTGTGGCCTGTGTGAGTTCTGAGCCATCATGAAACACATTGTCTGGTCAGCTTTGGCCAGACAATGCAAACAAACGCAAGCTTGGATCAGCAGGAAACTAAGCAACGTTTGCCCATATCgcggtaaaaaaacaactgtttTTTACGGTCATGTTCTATGGCACATTGAAGTTAATATCTAAGCGCgggttcaagttttcctccaaaaTTGTCCTTCAACTCGGACAATGTTCTTCCGTTGGAAACAAAACCAACGTCACTACATGAATAAAGTTAATCATCTATAAACCGATTATATGTGGCCACCATCTTCTAGTCTACGATGTGTTAAATTCTATTACGTTAAGCATTACATGTTCAATAGGGACTCCCTGTCTATaatgaaaatcaacattgaTTAAAAAATCTGAGATTTCAATCAAAATCTAGGACTATCTGTTAGGCTTATGAACCATCGTGTTCTATGCCGAGACTCTCTTTGTTTGTAAGAAGTTCGTAAGAAGACAATCCCTAAAAAGTAACAGTGCACATTGTTattagatttagaaaaaattagGTTAGAAGTAATCTATTTTTTGAAGTAGTGCGTCTCCTTATTCTTTCAGTTTAAAAGCTTCCGACGTGTGGTCCTGGTCTTCTTTTGTGCCACGACGTTACCTCTTGGTTCTGTGATCTGTAAAGACAATGTGTAAAGACAATTACGTAATACGACAATAAAGTTAATTACATATGCCATTTTTTAATGAATCGAGCTATTTCAAGACTTCCTTATCTTGTGGCATGACTTATACTTTTTAAAGGCCAACTCTCTCACCTATATTTTGTGCAGATGGAGATTGGATAGCTCTCAAAAGAACCTACAGCAGTCCGGTACAATAGGAACGTATGTCATAGACCGGCTCTTGAAGCAAGCCACAATATGGTGTCTGGTTATTGATAGCTGCAAAATACCTAGTTTCCAACAAGTTAATCACCTGTGGGTTCTCTTGCTCCTTTTCCAGTAGCGCCATCAGAGTCTCTGGTACTGCTGGCCCATCATCGTCCGCAGTGTTCTCCTCTCGATATTTTGGAAGGTCGGGAAGAAACCATTCTGCCCCTACCTTAGAATATGTTTTCCTTCTCTGTACACTTCCACTTGTCTCAATTGCTTGCTTAAGGAATGTCTTCCAAACGTATTCTTCTTGTTCGTTCTCTAAATAAGGGGTCCACTTTGGCAATAATTCATTTAGGACTTTTTTTCcatcaatgtttttgttttcaaagcaGACATTGATGACATCGGGGACACCCTTTGGCCTCACTGGTTTTCCGGCCCTTGACCTTTTAAACATTCCAAAATTTAACTTGTCCCACCTCCGACCTTCTCCTTTACGGtaaaacatgtcaacaacatcCTGGTTATCTTTGTTGAGTCTAAATCTAAACTGCCCCACTTGAGAGTGACCCTTTATGTTACTGATATGGGGCCTTAGCCAATCCCTGATGTTAAACATGCCTCGCAACTTTCTGCACTCCGGCATCATATGAATGAGCTGCTCAGGCGTATGTGCCTCCTGATGCCGGAGTTTATCTGCTATCCTACTGAACATTTGATCTGTGGAAGAAAAGGATAAACTTACATTGCTGTTTGTTTTGGGATAGCAATGTCGAATTAGGATGAAAAAGTGATACAGGTATGTAATGTTCATAACGAGAAAATGGGGGAAATAGGAAATTGTATAAATGTTAGGGAGTTTAAACATGTCTAACAAAGCAAAAACAGGAAAAATAGGACCGTCTTGAAGTTAACATGTTATAATCATAGGaactaatttttcatttatcattgTTAACATGTATTGTTAAAAACTTTGACATGGTATAACTTATGGCCGGATTATACTGGCTATAGAGTACTCAAGGAAGTATAACAAACTAAcatatacagaaaaattccaGGCATGGAATCCCCTGATGCTACCGATTTTAtacccttgggaaaaaggcgctttacacgactttaCCCACTCCAGCCAATTAAGTGTAAAAAAACGGCTATGTTATGTCTGTGGCACCAGCTGCATGTGTCCaacgtgtattgtactgttgcactccaataaaatccaaatcCTGGTCACAAAGCGTATGCATTTACTCACCAATATCTTCATGCGTGTGTCCGACAATAAGGAAAGAAAGCTGCACCTGCAGCATACACAAACAAATGATATCAATTCCCTCTGGCGGTTAAAAGCGGCATCCATAACAACGACATTGCATGACAACACTAACGCaggcactcactcactcactcactctcactcacttaTTTCTCTTGTATGTAGTGCGTAGATCCGATCTAGCTTCGCTAGGCACATGACGCAATCAAATAATTCTACACTACCTACCTCGCGGAAGATCTTCATGTGGACCAGCATGTCTAGGAAGGCTAACATgaacttgtttttattttccctGAAAAATAAATTCTTAATGGTTAAAACTGGCCAAGAACGGACGCTCTCAAGGTATGTTTTTGTAAGTAATGTCATGAGCAAAGTGTAAGATCGATCATTAATTGCAACTGTTAAATTTCATATTGCGCGCTTCAAGGGTTTTACTTCcttgtagtttttttgttttttttcacaaagtttTCTTCTTATCCAGAGAAAAAATAGAACCATTGCAAGTACCTGTAGCAATTGTCTGCTTGGATATACAGAATAGGCGGCAAAGGCTTTTCCTGAAAAtgaaaagtgaaagaaaaaaaataaaatattatgCGAATACCATGTTGAGAAGTTTATTTTATAGACCCGGTCAATTAAACATGATTATAGTTAAgccaaatatacattttgtaagaaGAAGGATAACTCACCAACGAAAGTGCTCTTAGAACTTTTAACAGAAGGTTCAAAGTCAAGTTTGAATCATGTTTGTACTCGAAAAAGTCGAGGTAAGTTGCTCGTAGTCCGTGGCCATGGCTGATGACACCAGATACATGGACTTTCATCTGGTCGGCTGAAGTTATGTCCTAGGGCAGGAAATACATTATTCAGCAAATAATCTGCAATAATGGGAATTCCTTTTTTTAACTGCTGCAAGACCTGAAAATACAGAGTGAACAAATGCCATTTATCCGGTTGACGCAAGGCTGCCCAAGGCCTACAAATGTACCCTCCatttctgcccccccccccccccccggaattTCTCACTACGTTATGAAAGCATTTTTAACGTTTTAACTACCCTCTGCACTTTCATTGGACAATACgacttaacttttttttttaaatcagaaaaCTGGTGTATCCTCTGAATATAGATTAGGCGTGCTTTACAATAAAGTGTAGGTACTGGTAATGTTTTGATTTCTCACCTTTGACTTGTCTCCGACGAAGTGGGGGAGGAATGTCTTGGCTTGATCcattcctgtacatgtatgtatacagagTCAACGTCGCTCATGCGATTTGTGGCTAAATGACTTGTGGCTGAAGCATATGGTACATTATatatgggagagagagagagagagagagagaaagagagagatagagagcgagagagagatagagcgagagagagagcacGCGCGCgcgaaagagagagagagggagagagagagagagagagagagagagagagagagagagagagagagagagagagagagagagagagagagagagagagagagagagagagagagagagatgtactCACCATCAATGATGAGACTAAGATACTTTTCCGGGTCTTTCTTCGCCGATTCCCGCCGTTGGTAGTATGCCGCTCGCTCAAtcctaaaaagaaaataaggaaaAGTGTATGGTAAACATAAATggcaaaagaaaaggaaattacTTGTATTACTTTGATATATAATTTGCATGTCATGACTATTAAAGTGCAAAAGATTACATTTGTCTCTTGTCGTGCCGTTCTCTGATCGTCTTGATCTCCTTTCTTTTAAGAGGATCCCTTGTGCTGGCAAGCTTCCTGCTCAGGCGCACACAAATTGTGCACTTTGTAAACAGACTGCACTGTAAAGTGAAAGAGAAACAAACTCATCACAGTAGTGCATGGTTACGTCAATCTTTGCTCTATATCATCCAACTTGATAGCCGTTTATTCAGGTTGTAATCATTGAACTATCACTCGAGTCTCTTACaaacctttttttctaaaaggaTTAAAAAGCAATGTTAATGTGACGAAATACATTGCGGGTGACCATGCCAGGGTTTTGGTATCAGCTATCTGTCTATCTagtggatagatagatagatagataggtaggtaggtaggtaggtagatagatagatagatagatagatagatagatagatagatagatagatagatagatagatagatagatagatagatagatagatagatagatagatagatagatagaacaGAATTAAAGCCCATCACTAATCAGTAAGAAAGCTCGTTTGACCCAATTATTGATGTAAGGAAATATCAGTACCGTTTTTATGGAGACATGGGGGTAGAATGTATTCCACATGTTGAGAAATGATTGTAGGCAGCAGTATGGTTCGAAACGGCCTTCACGTTCTTCTGCGTATTTGTTGAAGATTTCAACTTTCCGTGTGTTGTACGGAAGCCATAGTTCGTCTTTGTGTGGCATTTTGTCACCGTGACTCGCAACGTAATATCCAAACCATACAGACACTTCCACACACTTGCGAGACAAAGATCTCCCGCGCCGCAGTCCAGCCCACTCCATTCCCATCCTAAAGTTCTTCAACTCACGATAGTACGTGTTTTTATCAATTCCGAAGATCCTGCGCCACGCTTTTAAACACACCTGGACGCCGTCTACTTTGAATTCAAAACACCTTTTCTCTTTTCCGATCTGAAAGCTGGATAGCTTCTCTTTAATCCATTCGTCCCTCGAGGGTGCGCTAAAGTACACTATTCTCTTTTCttttatatttgattttgtgtacTGTGTTGAGCATTTCTTACGACAGCAAGGGTCCAATGCAGCAACTTTCCTTAATGTTTTGGGATCTATTGCGCGTGACAACAGTTTGCTCCTCTTCCCCGAATCTGAGATAACAAGTGAAAGATCATTAAAATGCAAGACGATATAATCAaagctttagaaaaaaaacgtattttttttcgtatttcatcattaccatctcGTTAGTCTCATTATCGGACGTCCTTGTGTATGTGATGATTCACCAAGAACACATGACCGACTAACCATACACATGCGGTGACAAGTGCTTTAACGTTTCTAATTTGTATGACATCTCTGTTTAATACCAACGTTAGTTCATGCTTTGCATGCAAGAAAAGTTAGTTTGCACTCTTAAGACACTCTTTAAAACCATTGCTATCATTAGTAGAACAATACTTTAAAGGATATGAATGCACATTTTACATGATAACTATGTACCTTTATCTGTTCTTTTTGTTGAAGGTCTCGGTCGAACTCGAGGTTCGGCAAAGTAGGAGCTATCCAATCTCTCAGAATCAGTTGCGCAGAGATCAGATTCTGAGAAGTC encodes the following:
- the LOC136423284 gene encoding uncharacterized protein isoform X2; translated protein: MGMEWAGLRRGRSLSRKCVEVSVWFGYYVASHGDKMPHKDELWLPYNTRKVEIFNKYAEEREGRFEPYCCLQSFLNMWNTFYPHVSIKTCSLFTKCTICVRLSRKLASTRDPLKRKEIKTIRERHDKRQMIERAAYYQRRESAKKDPEKYLSLIIDGMDQAKTFLPHFVGDKSKDITSADQMKVHVSGVISHGHGLRATYLDFFEYKHDSNLTLNLLLKVLRALSLEKPLPPILYIQADNCYRENKNKFMLAFLDMLVHMKIFREVQLSFLIVGHTHEDIDQMFSRIADKLRHQEAHTPEQLIHMMPECRKLRGMFNIRDWLRPHISNIKGHSQVGQFRFRLNKDNQDVVDMFYRKGEGRRWDKLNFGMFKRSRAGKPVRPKGVPDVINVCFENKNIDGKKVLNELLPKWTPYLENEQEEYVWKTFLKQAIETSGSVQRRKTYSKVGAEWFLPDLPKYREENTADDDGPAVPETLMALLEKEQENPQITEPRGNVVAQKKTRTTRRKLLN
- the LOC136423284 gene encoding uncharacterized protein isoform X1, encoding MNDSIIADQEPCDCGGACNCRTFRPNDGGSEEPSSSTTSVNQDPTQLLHDILSSAPSRMWPRWNLNANQTSPVHYESSPLQPQPRSPMHYESSPLQPQSRSPVHYESSPLQPLPRSPVHYESSPLRPLPRSPVHYESSPLRPLPRSPVHYESSPLQPLPRSPVHYESSPLRPLPRSPVHYESSPLQPLPRSPVHYESSPLQPLPRSPVHYESSPLRPQPRSPVHYESSPLQPLPRSPVHNPSLTAERPSCHNLSPIQRVTDEYTFNEPDTTYSPVILSPRNVQHRHENTSSSESSLDSNSEASEDFSESDLCATDSERLDSSYFAEPRVRPRPSTKRTDKDSGKRSKLLSRAIDPKTLRKVAALDPCCRKKCSTQYTKSNIKEKRIVYFSAPSRDEWIKEKLSSFQIGKEKRCFEFKVDGVQVCLKAWRRIFGIDKNTYYRELKNFRMGMEWAGLRRGRSLSRKCVEVSVWFGYYVASHGDKMPHKDELWLPYNTRKVEIFNKYAEEREGRFEPYCCLQSFLNMWNTFYPHVSIKTCSLFTKCTICVRLSRKLASTRDPLKRKEIKTIRERHDKRQMIERAAYYQRRESAKKDPEKYLSLIIDGMDQAKTFLPHFVGDKSKDITSADQMKVHVSGVISHGHGLRATYLDFFEYKHDSNLTLNLLLKVLRALSLEKPLPPILYIQADNCYRENKNKFMLAFLDMLVHMKIFREVQLSFLIVGHTHEDIDQMFSRIADKLRHQEAHTPEQLIHMMPECRKLRGMFNIRDWLRPHISNIKGHSQVGQFRFRLNKDNQDVVDMFYRKGEGRRWDKLNFGMFKRSRAGKPVRPKGVPDVINVCFENKNIDGKKVLNELLPKWTPYLENEQEEYVWKTFLKQAIETSGSVQRRKTYSKVGAEWFLPDLPKYREENTADDDGPAVPETLMALLEKEQENPQITEPRGNVVAQKKTRTTRRKLLN